In one window of Musa acuminata AAA Group cultivar baxijiao chromosome BXJ3-2, Cavendish_Baxijiao_AAA, whole genome shotgun sequence DNA:
- the LOC103968467 gene encoding protease Do-like 9, with protein sequence MEHSKRKRGRKTKKAVAETMDFQMAASGAPSPSALDEPQEIPDSASPKPRRGRGRPKKATRRQNLAPADSPASSPIRRGSQVVAINGEHGESGLAVVSLDPPPRWDQVVRVVPSMDAVVKVFCVHTEPNFSLPWQRKRQYSSSSSGFIIGGRRVLTNAHSVEHYTQVKLKKRGSDTKYVATVLAIGTECDIAMLTVDNDEFWEGVSPVEFGSLPALQDAVTVVGYPIGGDTISVTSGVVSRMEILSYVHGSTELLGLQIDAAINSGNSGGPAFNDKGKCVGIAFQSLKHEDVENIGYVIPTPVIMHFINDYEKSGEYTGFPMLGIEWQKMENPDLRKAMEMKPDQKGVRVRRIEPTGPEFEFLKSSDIILSFDGVDIANDGTVPFRHGERIAFSYLVSQKYTGENALVKVLRDSKVYEFNIKLATHKRLIPAHIKGKPPSYYIIAGFVFTAISVPYLRSEYGKDYEYDAPVKLLDKLLHTMAHSHDEQLVVISQVLVADVNIGYEDIVNTQVMAFNGKPVKNLRTLANMVENCSEEFLKFDLEYQQIVVLQTKTAKAATPDILATHCIPSAVSEDLTS encoded by the exons ATGGAGCACTCGAAGCGGAAGCGCGGCCGTAAGACCAAGAAGGCCGTCGCCGAGACCATGGACTTCCAGATGGCTGCATCCGGTGCTCCTTCGCCGTCCGCCCTCGACGAGCCGCAAGAGATCCCCGACTCTGCTTCCCCCAAGCCCCGTCGCGGAAGGGGCCGGCCCAAGAAGGCCACACGCCGCCAAAACCTTGCCCCCGCTGACTCTCCCGCCTCCTCCCCCATCCGACGGGGCTCCCAGGTCGTCGCCATCAACGGCGAGCACGGCGAGTCCGGTCTCGCCGTGGTCTCCCTCGATCCGCCACCGCGGTGGGACCAGGTGGTGAGAGTCGTGCCCTCCATGGACGCGGTCGTCAAGGTCTTCTGCGTGCACACGGAGCCAAACTTCTCGCTGCCGTGGCAGCGGAAGCGGCAGTACAGCTCGAGCAGCAGCGGGTTCATCATTGGAGGCAGACGAGTGCTGACCAATGCCCACTCGGTCGAGCACTACACTCAGGTGAAGCTAAAGAAGCGTGGGTCTGATACAAAGTACGTTGCTACTGTGTTGGCGATCGGGACTGAGTGTGATATCG CTATGCTGACTGTCGACAATGATGAATTCTGGGAAGGCGTCTCTCCAGTGGAATTTGGTTCCTTGCCAGCTCTTCAAGATGCTGTTACTGTTGTAGGATATCCAATTGGTGGAGACACAATATCTGTCACTAGTGGTGTTGTATCACGCATGGAAATACTATCCTATGTCCATGGTTCTACAGAGCTTTTAGGTCTACAG ATAGATGCAGCCATAAACTCAGGAAATTCGGGTGGCCCTGCTTTCAATGATAAGGGAAAATGTGTAGGTATAGCATTTCAGTCCCTCAAACATGAAGATGTGGAGAATATAGGTTATGTCATACCTACGCCTGTCATTATGCACTTCATTAATGACTATGAAAAGTCAGGAGAATATACAG GATTTCCTATGCTTGGAATTGAGTGGCAGAAGATGGAAAACCCTGATCTGCGCAAGGCAATGGAAATGAAACCTGACCAAAAGGGTGTGCGTGTGAGAAGAATAGAGCCTACTGGACCAGAATTTGAGTTTCTGAAGTCGTCTGACATTATCTTGAGCTTTGATGGAGTTGATATAGCTAATGATGGAACTG TTCCATTCAGGCATGGTGAGCGCATTGCGTTTAGTTATCTTGTTTCTCAGAAGTACACCGGAGAGAATGCTTTGGTCAAAGTCTTGCGTGATTCAAAAGTTTATGAATTTAACATAAAGCTTGCGACACACAAGAGGCTCATTCCGGCTCACATTAAGGGAAAACCCCCCTCATATTATATAATTGCTGGCTTTGTGTTTACGGCTATATCTGTTCCATATCTTCGGTCTGAG TATGGGAAGGACTATGAATACGATGCACCAGTGAAATTGCTGGACAAGCTTTTGCACACAATGGCACACTCACATGATGAGCAGCTTGTGGTGATATCCCAG GTGCTAGTGGCAGATGTTAATATTGGTTATGAAGATATTGTCAACACTCAG GTAATGGCTTTTAATGGTAAACCTGTTAAAAATCTGAGAACCTTGGCAAACATGGTTGAAAATTGCAGCGAGGAGTTCTTGAAGTTTGATCTCGAGTACCAGCAG ATAGTAGTCCTCCAGACAAAAACTGCAAAGGCTGCGACACCAGATATCCTTGCAACACACTGCATACCCTCTGCAGTATCCGAAGATTTGACGTCGTGA
- the LOC103968452 gene encoding rac-like GTP-binding protein 3 isoform X2 — MSSGASRFIKCVTVGDGAVGKTCLLICYTSNTFPTDYVPTVFDNFSANVIAEGRTVNLGLWDTAGQEDYNRLRPLSYRGADVFVLAFSLVSRASYENVLKKWMPELQHYAPGVPVVLVGTKLDLRENKHYLADHPGMLPVTTVQGEELRKQIGAAYYVECSSRTQQNVKAVFDAAIKIVIQPPSKHKEKRKRKTRRGCSIL; from the exons ATGTCATCAGGCGCTTCCAGGTTCATCAAGTGTGTGACCGTCGGAGATGGAGCCGTCGGCAAGACATGCTTGCTCATCTGCTACACCAGCAACACGTTCCCAACT GATTACGTGCCTACCGTGTTCGATAACTTCAGTGCCAATGTGATTGCGGAGGGAAGAACCGTGAATCTGGGCCTCTGGGATACTGCAG GACAAGAGGATTACAACAGACTGCGACCACTGAGCTACCGAGGTGCGGATGTCTTTGTGCTGGCTTTCTCATTGGTGAGCCGAGCCAGCTACGAGAATGTTCTGAAGAAG TGGATGCCTGAGCTGCAGCATTATGCTCCTGGAGTCCCTGTGGTCTTGGTTGGTACTAAGTTAG ATCTTCGTGAAAATAAGCACTATTTGGCAGATCATCCTGGGATGTTGCCTGTTACTACCGTACAG GGAGAGGAACTTCGTAAGCAGATTGGTGCTGCATATTATGTTGAGTGTAGCTCAAGGACTCAGCAG AATGTCAAGGCAGTCTTTGATGCTGCCATCAAAATAGTTATTCAGCCTCCTTCAAAACACAaggagaaaaggaagagaaaaacaaGACGCGGTTGCTCAATTCTGTAA
- the LOC103968452 gene encoding rac-like GTP-binding protein 3 isoform X1 has product MSSGASRFIKCVTVGDGAVGKTCLLICYTSNTFPTDYVPTVFDNFSANVIAEGRTVNLGLWDTAGQEDYNRLRPLSYRGADVFVLAFSLVSRASYENVLKKWMPELQHYAPGVPVVLVGTKLDLRENKHYLADHPGMLPVTTVQGEELRKQIGAAYYVECSSRTQQNVKAVFDAAIKIVIQPPSKHKEKRKRKTRRGCSILNIPCVRRLVCFK; this is encoded by the exons ATGTCATCAGGCGCTTCCAGGTTCATCAAGTGTGTGACCGTCGGAGATGGAGCCGTCGGCAAGACATGCTTGCTCATCTGCTACACCAGCAACACGTTCCCAACT GATTACGTGCCTACCGTGTTCGATAACTTCAGTGCCAATGTGATTGCGGAGGGAAGAACCGTGAATCTGGGCCTCTGGGATACTGCAG GACAAGAGGATTACAACAGACTGCGACCACTGAGCTACCGAGGTGCGGATGTCTTTGTGCTGGCTTTCTCATTGGTGAGCCGAGCCAGCTACGAGAATGTTCTGAAGAAG TGGATGCCTGAGCTGCAGCATTATGCTCCTGGAGTCCCTGTGGTCTTGGTTGGTACTAAGTTAG ATCTTCGTGAAAATAAGCACTATTTGGCAGATCATCCTGGGATGTTGCCTGTTACTACCGTACAG GGAGAGGAACTTCGTAAGCAGATTGGTGCTGCATATTATGTTGAGTGTAGCTCAAGGACTCAGCAG AATGTCAAGGCAGTCTTTGATGCTGCCATCAAAATAGTTATTCAGCCTCCTTCAAAACACAaggagaaaaggaagagaaaaacaaGACGCGGTTGCTCAATTCT GAATATTCCGTGTGTGAGGAGACTTGTGTGTTTTAAGTGA
- the LOC135581959 gene encoding uncharacterized protein LOC135581959 isoform X1 — protein sequence MVPAGGGVGDNQIGKDARLCMGGKVRRRNGSGTCGSIAADPLAFPSLNPLDSFSKKHQEEVDKLLNKTRLEMHAAVQSGLQKSQSTSASTLQLKSGSDRVQNSDTSFPSQAKEKKRLGDQGEELVKGDQVTGAVERDQGTELINQQHPAKLDDGDYVNFEFDNMKAEIAKITEKGGLISYEGVEKLVNLMQRGRTKKKIDLAGRIMLADVIAATDKYDCLDKFVQLMGVTVLDDWLQEVHKGKPSDGRTHIDSDKVVEDFLLSLLRALDKLPVNLSALQTCNIGKSVNNLRTHKNLEIQKKARSLVDTWKKRVNAEISKTNDAKSVGSGRSVSCSVKPCSYDVSHSGNKRSGSTNVAAKMHSTQPSACRALSNKYGAPDSTKKETFPASIVVSLKDPHCKTVEDKSSDSSQSQNNSDQAKTMASSSKEEARSSTAGSTTTSKLSGDSYHHRRSSNGLLGTSIAACQRENHSGRSGSVNRVMTLEKASQCGQTSERPTDVPVDDHGNTNSLIVRLPNHGRSHRHSASGDSFEDPLVMSSRSSSPGIPDKQHHNNHKRQKNDVSQSHVATDANTEPLQCNDVKEDAGAEGVISPTDILDEEHGKFVDGSGKVADMIITACLSSGNENVVSLTRPRRRNSCSSIHALIESCAKHSEASTPLAVRDDMGMNLPATVAAGEISKSDLISSTDSLGTSPVAEDPSNGNGESKLGLSCDDNMVKRNIQYDEAADPNSEKQGKSVGSVLAMEPLQQENTNFTSNSSNAIQLQDNKLTNDPMTQSTVSCMSSHKIVDSCMKVEVNIGEERIHKCISSSKPAEVECDADGAFPLKDKRMTGGQVSDIYTDGKPNSTSSSMDENKFLECECEKIGDGSICTSDVKISYRCDLDIAASGRNLEKLHVEKKTSSVVVKEVFGGTNSIDQQQALASDAVDGSVNVVVLLATDNVPSPKAADESRNRKSGNSGINHLESGHEANEPNSIPVSSIVEPVGSTVVSLVTAQIVGSLKEAHENCPLGSASQEPPSTLGTEDTENSAKSISSKISAFDSDGRKALASSTEPCSLIASAEPDVASKLEFDLNEGLPADDENDGQPAVSAAAASSSTIHLSNLSSCANFISNCSPTSITVSAPAKGPFVPPESLLKTKGEPGWKGTAATSAFRPAEPRKTLEMTPNDSDVSSFYGAGKQGQPPLGIDLNIADERVTEDMASQSSVQTAVPVLGTVTDDAPTRTVMGVYLDLNLVDDSMESGQFLASTSCRLEMPLLPVRPASEANMLRNFDLNDRPSPNEVGIEPVQRNQQANSARDVPFLAPVTDHRTSNSASSWFHPNSYPAVAVPYFLYDRQEQSNQIVGTLGSQRILGSVIGGGNLGNDSYRGPVLSSSPAMAYSPAAAFSYGSFPLASSFPTASTSFPDTSTQYVEMSSGGGSCFPTFPSMLLGPSGATSSHYPRPYLISFPEGSTASVSDNSLIRSSQVLDLNTGSGSEKMEGKGERLASASKQLLAATSQAFMEEQTRMYGLPGVGSKRKEPEGSWDGDRSAKHLRK from the coding sequence GTCACAGGGGCAGTCGAGCGAGATCAGGGAACGGAATTGATCAATCAACAGCATCCTGCTAAACTTGATGATGGTGATTACGTTAACTTTGAGTTTGACAACATGAAGGCTGAAATTGCAAAAATTACAGAAAAAGGTGGTCTTATAAGCTATGAAGGGGTTGAGAAGTTGGTGAATCTTATGCAGCGTGGTAGAACTAAGAAAAAAATAGATTTGGCTGGTCGAATAATGCTTGCAGATGTCATTGCAGCTACTGATAAATATGATTGCCTTGATAAGTTTGTGCAACTTATGGGAGTGACTGTCTTGGATGACTGGCTCCAGGAGGTGCATAAAGGAAAGCCCAGTGATGGTAGAACGCACATAGACAGTGACAAAGTAGTTGAGGATTTTCTCTTATCTTTGCTTCGGGCACTTGATAAGCTGCCTGTAAACCTAAGTGCTCTGCAGACTTGCAACATTGGCAAGTCAGTGAATAATTTGCGCACTCATAAAAACCTGGAGATCCAGAAGAAAGCTAGGAGCCTTGTTGATACTTGGAAGAAACGGGTCAATGCAGAAATATCAAAAACTAATGATGCAAAATCTGTTGGATCTGGCCGATCTGTTTCATGTTCAGTCAAACCATGTTCTTATGATGTCAGTCATTCAGGAAATAAAAGATCTGGATCAACTAATGTGGCTGCCAAAATGCACAGCACTCAGCCATCAGCATGTAGAGCTCTGTCTAATAAGTATGGAGCCCCAGATTCTACTAAAAAGGAAACTTTTCCAGCATCTATCGTGGTTAGTTTGAAGGACCCACATTGCAAAACAGTTGAGGACAAGAGCAGTGATTCCAGTCAGTCTCAGAACAATAGTGATCAAGCAAAAACAATGGCTTCTTCATCGAAGGAAGAGGCAAGGAGCTCAACAGCTGGTTCAACAACTACTAGCAAGCTATCTGGTGATTCATATCACCACCGAAGATCAAGCAATGGACTTTTAGGAACAAGTATAGCTGCTTGTCAGAGGGAAAATCATTCGGGTAGGTCTGGTTCTGTCAACAGGGTTATGACTTTGGAAAAAGCATCACAATGTGGACAGACATCTGAAAGGCCAACCGATGTGCCTGTTGATGATCATGGAAATACAAACAGTCTAATCGTTCGGCTTCCTAATCATGGTCGAAGCCATCGACATAGTGCCAGTGGTGACTCTTTTGAGGACCCTTTGGTTATGAGCAGCAGATCATCATCTCCTGGTATTCCTGACAAACAGCACCATAACAATCATAAAAGACAGAAGAATGATGTTTCTCAGTCTCACGTTGCCACAGATGCCAATACAGAGCCATTGCAGTGCAACGATGTTAAAGAAGATGCAGGAGCTGAAGGTGTGATATCACCAACAGATATTCTTGATGAAGAGCATGGAAAGTTTGTTGATGGAAGTGGGAAGGTTGCAGATATGATTATAACTGCTTGTTTATCATCTGGAAATGAAAATGTAGTTTCCTTGACCAGACCAAGGAGAAGAAATTCTTGTAGTTCTATTCATGCCTTGATAGAAAGCTGTGCCAAACACTCTGAAGCTAGCACTCCTTTGGCTGTCAGGGATGACATGGGAATGAATTTACCGGCTACTGTGGCAGCAGGGGAAATATCCAAGTCTGACTTGATTTCTTCCACTGATTCACTCGGAACATCACCTGTAGCAGAGGACCCATCTAATGGTAATGGTGAGTCCAAGTTGGGGCTATCATGTGATGATAATATGGTTAAGAGGAATATCCAATATGATGAAGCTGCTGATCCCAACTCTGAGAAGCAAGGGAAGAGCGTTGGATCTGTATTAGCTATGGAACCATTGCAACAGGAAAATACCAACTTTACAAGTAACAGCAGTAATGCTATCCAGTTGCAGGATAATAAATTAACCAACGATCCAATGACACAATCTACTGTCTCGTGCATGAGTTCTCATAAAATTGTAGACTCTTGCATGAAAGTAGAGGTAAATATTGGGGAAGAAAGAATTCATAAATGTATTTCATCATCTAAACCAGCAGAAGTGGAGTGTGATGCCGATGGTGCCTTTCCGCTCAAGGACAAGCGAATGACTGGTGGGCAGGTATCAGATATTTATACAGATGGCAAACCCAACTCTACAAGCTCATCTATGGATGAGAACAAATTCCTTGAATGTGAATGTGAAAAGATCGGAGATGGCAGTATATGCACCTCTGATGTCAAAATAAGTTATAGATGTGACCTGGACATTGCTGCTTCAGGTAGAAATTTAGAGAAGCTGCATGTTGAGAAGAAAACATCAAGTGTTGTAGTGAAAGAAGTGTTTGGTGGTActaactcaattgatcagcagcaaGCTCTAGCATCGGATGCTGTAGATGGAAGTGTTAATGTTGTTGTCTTGTTGGCTACTGATAATGTTCCATCTCCTAAAGCTGCTGATGAGTCTAGGAATAGGAAGTCTGGTAACTCAGGAATCAATCACTTAGAGTCGGGGCATGAAGCAAACGAGCCGAACAGTATTCCTGTTTCtagcattgtggaaccagtagGTTCAACTGTTGTCTCCCTTGTCACTGCTCAGATTGTTGGCAGTCTAAAAGAGGCTCATGAGAACTGTCCATTAGGATCAGCAAGTCAAGAACCACCATCTACTCTTGGAACCGAAGACACCGAGAATTCTGCAAAGTCTATCAGCTCTAAGATATCTGCATTTGATTCAGATGGAAGGAAGGCACTTGCATCATCTACAGAACCCTGCTCATTGATTGCTTCTGCTGAGCCTGATGTTGCCAGTAAGCTtgaatttgatttgaatgaaggCCTTCCTGCAGATGATGAGAACGATGGCCAACCAGCTGTCTCAGCTGCTGCTGCATCTTCATCCACAATTCACTTGTCCAACCTATCTTCCTGTGCAAATTTCATTTCAAATTGTTCGCCTACTTCAATAACGGTAAGTGCACCTGCAAAAGGACCATTTGTTCCACCTGAAAGCTTATTGAAGACTAAAGGTGAGCCTGGATGGAAAGGCACAGCAGCCACTAGTGCATTTCGGCCAGCAGAACCACGAAAGACTTTGGAGATGACACCCAATGATTCTGATGTGTCATCATTTTATGGTGCTGGGAAACAGGGCCAACCTCCACTAGGCATTGATCTGAATATAGCTGATGAGAGAGTGACTGAAGACATGGCCTCTCAGAGCTCAGTTCAGACTGCAGTCCCTGTGTTGGGAACTGTTACTGATGATGCACCTACACGAACTGTCATGGGAGTTTATCTTGATTTGAACTTAGTTGATGACAGTATggaatctgggcagttcttggccaGCACCAGCTGCAGATTAGAGATGCCGCTTTTGCCTGTCCGACCTGCATCCGAAGCAAATATGCTAAGGAACTTCGATCTGAATGATAGACCAAGCCCCAATGAAGTTGGTATAGAACCTGTACAAAGGAACCAACAAGCGAACAGCGCTCGTGATGTGCCATTTTTGGCTCCAGTTACAGATCATAGAACAAGTAATTCTGCATCATCTTGGTTCCATCCAAACTCTTATCCGGCTGTTGCTGTACCATATTTCTTGTATGATAGACAAGAGCAATCTAATCAAATAGTTGGAACTCTAGGGTCCCAGAGGATTTTGGGGTCAGTAATCGGTGGTGGCAACCTTGGTAATGATAGTTATAGGGGACCTGTCCTTTCATCATCTCCGGCCATGGCATATTCTCCTGCGGCAGCATTTTCCTATGGAAGCTTTCCCCTTGCTTCCAGTTTTCCAACTGCCTCAACCTCTTTCCCGGATACTTCAACACAATATGTTGAAATGTCATCTGGAGGTGGTTCATGCTTCCCTACTTTTCCTTCGATGCTGCTTGGACCTTCCGGTGCTACTTCATCTCATTATCCAAGGCCTTATCTGATAAGCTTTCCAGAAGGTAGTACTGCTAGTGTCTCTGACAACAGTTTGATACGGAGCAGCCAAGTACTTGATCTTAATACAGGTTCAGGAAGTGAAAAAATGGAAGGAAAAGGTGAGAGGTTAGCTTCAGCATCAAAGCAACTTTTGGCTGCCACTTCGCAGGCTTTTATGGAGGAACAGACAAGAATGTATGGATTGCCAGGTGTAGGTTCAAAGAGGAAAGAGCCTGAAGGGAGTTGGGATGGCGACAGATCTGCTAAGCACTTGCGGAAATGA